From Rutidosis leptorrhynchoides isolate AG116_Rl617_1_P2 chromosome 3, CSIRO_AGI_Rlap_v1, whole genome shotgun sequence, a single genomic window includes:
- the LOC139896721 gene encoding E3 ubiquitin-protein ligase RKP encodes MAEDSQRVNKLASGLALILDGEDRKNSSQKNRLISYSDDFGEQSLERTLEYVFDLPSKTINLLTCQVDADVICSIIRNDYLRHHKTLLIVDACRDGVSAIVDGSRPYVVSIEEASVSGEFQFVKPPLLVESHAVFSSARANVCVWKGKWMYEVTLETAGLQQLGWATVSCPFTEHTGVGDAEDSYAFDGKRVIKWNLNAEAYGQSWVVGDVIGCCIDFDNDEISYYRNGASLGVAFDGIRKMVPGLGYYPAISLSQGERSDLNFGPRPFRYPIHDFQPIQLPPSTNQLVICLLQCFSKLLNMWRGERTSHNCMEKLRRLKRFMPVNELYNPVSLGICQELFSALESNAESVEYISWGPFLSFLMDVFRDQAPHDYESLDRVLDVLLEFPGSTVMFEHLLSALSYYCKTASIVLRESPYSGSYPYLALACHMLRREDLMVVWWKMSDFEFLFEGFLSQRSPNKQDLQHMIPSVWWPGSCEDISYESSMMLTTRTITEAIDKIEEKHRDLCCLVMQFVPPVTPPQLPGSVFRTFLQNFILRNRGADHNIPPPGISSNSVLVSLFTVILHFLSEGFATRDCNWMMSSGTSKRSDIGFLHRGGQQSFPLPLILKNDPHRIEIPRLGGSYSHLTNFHPVNVDPESEVVRWEEGCVDDEEPETRITHLGSRKPCCCFSWDGNFSRISKNPFRYTTKASQSHCNSIPERSAQVAAECSSGNLNDEIADKPSTSDQSDSDFGYRPVHQVRVVALESTSSSSTLVEEELFDAMLLLYDLGLAPNFKQALAYMSHQSHLISQLEETDKQIRERVSGEQLRRLKEARSVYREEVIDSVRHCTWYRISLFARWKQRGMYATCMWIVQLLLVLSKMDLVFSYVPEFYLETLVDCFHVLRKSDPPFVPAGMFIKQGLTSFVTFVATHFSDPRISSAELRDLLLQSISVLVQYKEFLAAFESNQAATRSLPTSLLSAFDNRSWIPVTNILIRLCKGCGFGSSKHGESSSTSSVFQKLLREACIKDEELFSAFLNRLFNTLSWAMTEFSVSIREMQDKCQMIEFQQRKCSVIFDLSSNLARVLEFCTCEIPQAFLSGADTNLRRLVELVVFVLNHLTSVADPEFFDLTLKRPGQAPEKVNRGMILAPLVGIILNLLDASLVADSREQNDIVSIFASMDCADTLISGFQYLLEFNWAGTFKGDVHLTRLSQLEDFSSHLISRTMKRVSYDGEADNVDKVCCICYSCEADAKFLPCTHISCFGCINRHLINCERCFFCNAPVLEVIQNDRKTCEI; translated from the exons ATGGCTGAAGACAGCCAACGTGTAAACAAGCTTGCTTCTGGGTTGGCTTTGATATTGGATGGTGAGGATAGGAAGAATAGTAGTCAGAAAAACCGTCTTATCTCTTACAGTGATGATTTTGGTGAACAGTCACTAGAACGAACCCTTGAATACGTGTTTGATCTTCCGTCTAAAACGATAAATTTGTTGACTTGTCAAGTTGATGCTGATGTAATTTGTTCTATCATAAGGAATGATTACTTGAGGCATCATAAAACCTTGTTGATCGTTGATGCATGTAGAGATGGAGTCTCTGCTATTGTAGATGGGTCTAGACCTTATGTTGTTTCAATAGAAGAAGCAAGTGTTAGTGGTGAATTTCAGTTTGTAAAACCACCATTGCTAGTTGAAAGCCATGCAGTGTTCAGTAGTGCACGGGCAAATGTTTGTGTATGGAAAGGTAAATGGATGTATGAAGTAACTCTTGAAACTGCTGGGTTACAGCAGCTTGGATGGGCTACTGTTTCTTGCCCATTTACCGAACACACAGGTGTAGGTGATGCTGAAGATTCTTATGCATTTGATGGTAAACGGGTCATCAAATGGAATCTAAATGCTGAAGCTTATGGCCAGTCATGGGTTGTTGGTGATGTGATTGGATGCTGCATAGATTTTGACAACGATGAAATCTCATATTATAGAAACGGTGCTTCACTTGGTGTAGCCTTTGACGGAATCCGGAAAATGGTGCCCGGGCTTGGTTATTATCCCGCAATTTCTCTTTCTCAAGGTGAACGGTCTGATTTAAATTTCGGGCCCCGCCCTTTTCGATATCCTATTCATGATTTCCAACCAATTCAATTGCCACCATCAACAAATCAATTGGTAATTTGTTTGCTTCAATGTTTCTCAAAGTTGTTGAATATGTGGCGGGGGGAGAGGACCAGTCATAATTGTATGGAGAAACTAAGAAGATTAAAGAGGTTCATGCCTGTTAACGAGCTTTATAATCCGGTTTCTCTTGGAATATGCCAAGAATTATTCTCTGCTCTTGAATCTAATGCAGAGAGTGTAGAATATATAAGCTGGGGCCCGTTTTTATCTTTTCTCATGGATGTTTTTCGGGATCAAGCACCTCATGATTATGAAAGTTTGGATAGAGTACTTGATGTGTTACTTGAGTTCCCTGGGTCAACAGTGATGTTTGAACACCTACTATCTGCCCTTTCATACTATTGCAAGACTGCATCGATCGTTTTAAGAGAAAGCCCGTATTCGGGGTCGTACCCGTATCTTGCATTAGCTTGCCACATGTTGAGACGAGAAGATTTAATGGTGGTTTGGTGGAAGATGTCAGACTTTGAGTTTTTGTTTGAAGGTTTCTTATCTCAGAGAAGTCCCAATAAACAAGACCTTCAACATATGATACCTTCTGTTTGGTGGCCTGGCTCATGTGAAGATATTTCTTATGAAAGTAGCATGATGCTCACAACTAGAACCATAACCGAAGCAATTGATAAG ATTGAGGAGAAACATAGGGACCTTTGCTGCCTAGTCATGCAGTTCGTTCCACCTGTAACACCTCCTCAGTTACCTGGATCCGTGTTCCGAACGTTTTTACAAAACTTCATTTTAAGAAACAGGGGAGCAGATCATAATATCCCACCTCCTGGAATATCAAGCAATTCGGTTCTCGTTTCTTTATTTACAGTCATACTCCATTTTCTATCAGAAGGTTTTGCAACGAGAGACTGTAACTGGATGATGAGTTCAGGAACTAGTAAACGGTCCGATATTGGTTTTCTTCACAGAGGCGGTCAACAAAGTTTTCCCCTTCCTCTAATTCTAAAAAACGATCCACATAGAATTGAAATCCCACGACTCGGTGGGTCCTACAGTCATTTAACTAATTTTCATCCTGTGAATGTGGACCCCGAATCAGAAGTTGTTCGATGGGAAGAAGGATGTGTTGATGATGAAGAACCAGAAACAAGAATAACACATTTAGGAAGTAGGAAACCGTGTTGTTGTTTCAGTTGGGATGGGAATTTTTCAAGAATTTCTAAAAATCCGTTTAGGTATACAACTAAAGCTTCTCAAAGCCATTGCAATTCGATTCCAGAAAGATCCGCACAGGTGGCAGCTGAGTGTAGTTCTGGAAATTTGAATGATGAAATTGCTGATAAACCAAGTACTAGTGACCAGTCAGATTCTGATTTTGGGTATCGACCCGTGCACCAAGTACGGGTCGTTGCACTAGAGAGCACTTCATCTTCATCGACATTAGTGGAAGAGGAACTTTTTGATGCCATGCTCTTGTTGTACGATTTGGGCCTTGCACCAAACTTTAAACAG GCGTTGGCTTATATGTCCCATCAGTCACATTTAATATCCCAGCTGGAAGAAACTGACAAACAAATCAGAGAGCGAGTTAGTGGTGAACAATTAAGGCGCTTAAAGGAGGCCCGAAGTGTCTACCGGGAAGAAGTTATAGATTCTGTGCGCCATTGTACTTG GTACCGAATCTCTCTTTTTGCCAGATGGAAGCAAAGAGGAATGTATGCAACGTGTATGTGGATCGTTCAATTGCTTCTGGTTCTTAGCAAAATGGATCTGGTTTTCAGCTATGTTCCTGAGttttatttggaaactttg GTTGATTGTTTCCACGTGCTGCGTAAAAGTGATCCTCCGTTTGTTCCTGCAGGAATGTTTATCAAGCAAGGACTTACTTCATTT GTTACGTTTGTTGCTACCCACTTTAGCGACCCGAGGATATCAAGTGCAGAACTGAGAGATCTACTTCTACAGTCAATTTCTGTATTGGTTCAGTATAAGGAGTTTTTGGCTGCTTTTGAGAGCAACCAAGCAGCAACTCGTAGCCTACCGACATCACTTTTATCAGCATTTGATAACCGGTCATGGATTCCTGTAACAAATATACTGATACGGTTATGCAAGGGCTGTGGATTTGGATCTTCAAAACATGGGGAGTCTTCATCAACTTCTAGTGTGTTTCAG AAATTACTGCGCGAAGCATGTATTAAGGATGAAGAATTGTTTTCTGCGTTTCTCAATCGGCTTTTTAATACCCTCAGCTGGGCAATGACAGAATTTTCTGTTTCCATCCGAGAAATGCAAGATAAATGCCAG ATGATAGAGTTTCAACAGAGGAAATGTAGTGTTATATTTGATCTCTCAAGCAATCTAGCAAGGGTACTTGAGTTTTGTACTTGTGAGATTCCTCAGGCTTTCCTGTCTGGTGCAGATACGAACTTGCGTAGATTAGTAGAGTTGGTTGTTTTTGTTCTCAACCATTTGACTTCAGTTGCAGATCCTGAATTCTTTGACTT GACGCTTAAAAGACCTGGTCAAGCTCCTGAAAAAGTCAACAGAGGCATGATTTTAGCGCCCTTAGTTGGTATCATCTTGAATTTGTTGGATGCGAGCCTCGTAGCAGACTCCAGAGAGCAGAATGATATCGTCAGCATCTTTGCGAGCATGGACTGTGCTGATACTCTTATCTCTGGATTTCAGTATCTTTTAGAGTTTAATTGG GCTGGAACTTTCAAGGGGGATGTTCATCTGACGAGACTAAGTCAACTAGAGGATTTTTCTAGTCATCTTATATCCAGAACGATGAAGAGAGTGAGTTATGATGGAGAAGCAGATAATGTTGACAAAGTGTGCTGCATCTGCTACTCTTGTGAAGCAGATGCCAAATTCTTACCATGCACACATATTTCCTGTTTCGGCTGCATAAATCGGCATCTCATCAATTGTGAAAGGTGTTTCTTTTGCAACGCACCGGTCCTTGAAGTCATTCAAAATGATAGAAAAACGTGTGAAATATAA